The Aquipuribacter nitratireducens genomic interval GTCCGCGACGTCCTCGTCTCGGACGCCTCCACCCGCACGACGACGCTCAACGCCTACGTGTCCGGGCTCGGGCCCACGCGGCGCCTCGTCCTGCAGGACACCCTCCTCGCGCGCTTCGACGACGAGGAGGTGCGCGCGGTCGTCGCGCACGAGGCCGCCCACGCGGCGGCCCGGGACCTCGTCCGGGGCACGGTCGTCGGCACGGCGGCGACGACGGCGGCGGTGCTGCTGCTCGGCGTCGTCGCCGTCACGGTCGGCGCCCGGACGGGGCGGGCCGTCGGCGGGGCCTCGGCGGCCGGGCCCCTCGTGCTGGCCCTCGTCGTCGTGCCGCACCTGGCGACGCCGGTGGAGTCGCTCGTCTCCCGCCAGGTCGAGCGTGCGGCGGACCGGCGGGCCGTCGAGATCACCGGCGACGGCGCGGCCTACGCCGACATGATCCGCACCCTCACGGTCGTCAACCGCTCGGACCCCTCCCCGCCGCAGGCGCTCCAGTGGTGGTTCGGCAGCCACCCGACGCCGGCGGAACGGACGACGACGGCCGAGCGGGCGGCCCTCCGCTGAGGCGGGTGCTCACAGCACGAGGCGGCACAGCGCCGTCGCGGCGGCAGCGGCCACGACGACGACGAGGAACGGCGCGCGCAGGAGCAGGCACACGGCCGCGACGGCGAGCCCGACGAGCCGGAGGTCGGCGACGAGCCCGGCCGGCCCGCCCGCGACCTGGGTGAGGGTGAGGGCGGCGAACAGCGCGACCGGCAGCAGCACGAGCACGCCGCGGACCCGCTCGTCGCGGACCCAGCGGCGGGGGACGAACGCCCCCGCCACCTTCTGGGCGAGCAGCCCGACCGCGCACACCCACACGGCGAGCCAGCTCACGCGCGCCACCTCGGGGAGAGCCCGAGCAGCGCCACGGCGCCGCCCGCGAGGACCGGGATACCCGCCGGTGCCAGGGCGCTCGTCACGGCGGCCACCGCGGCGGCCAGCACGGCGAGCACGGCGGTGCGGCGGCGCCGCAGGGCGGGCCACAGCAGGGCGAGGAAGGCGGCGGGCGCCGCGGCGTCGAGGCCGAGAGTCGCGGGGTCCCCCAGTGCCTGCACCCCGAACGCGCCGACTGCGGTCGTGAGGTTCCACGTGGCGAACAGCACGAGCCCCGTCGTCCAGAACGCCGCGCGGGCGGCCGCCCGACCGTGGGGCTCGTGACGGACGGCGAGGGCCGTGGTCTCGTCGATCACGAGGTGGGCGGCGGCGGTCCGCGCGGGTGCGCGGTCGGGGAGCACGTCGGTGAGCCGGACGGCGTAGAGGCTGTTGCGGACGCCGAGCAGCCACGCGGACGCCACCCCGGTGACGGCGGCGCCGCCCGCCGCGGCGACCCCGGCGAGGGCGAACTGCGAGCCCCCGGTGAAGCCGACGACGCTCAGCACGACCGCCTGCAGCGGCGACAGCCCCGAGGCGACGGCGACCGCGCCGAAGGAGACGCCGTACACGCCGAGCAGCCCGAGCCCGAACCCGTCGCGTCGTGCGGACGCCACGGCCGCGGCCTCCTCGACCTCCGTTGCAGGTGCCCCGCTCACCGGGAGGACGCTAGAGGGTCGGCCGGGTCCGGTCAGCGGCCACCGGCGCCGAGGTGGCCCGGGTCAGCGGCGCCGCGCCTCGTCCCGGTCGGTGGCGTCCGGCACGTGCGGTCCGACGTGGCGGTCGAGCCAGCGGTTGAGCGGCGCCAGCGACCGCCACGCGTCGGCGACGACGTCACGGGCCCGCGAGGTGAACAGCCACGGCTCGACGTCGTGCTCGCGGTACAGGCCCATCCCCTTGAGGCGCAGCAGGTCGATGCGCGGGTGGTCGGGGTCGACACCGCGCGGCGCCCTCGTGAGCGCGTCGTGCGCCCCGGGTTCCCAGCCGTCGGCGCCGAGCGAGGCCACGACCCGCGACAGGGCCCGTCCGGTGCCGTCGTCGAGGACGGCGGCGCGGTAGCGGGCGAGCTGGTCGCGCTCCATCGTCCAGCAGCCGCCGGCCACCATGAGCCCGTCCGCCGACACCTGCACGTACAGCGAGCCGGTGCCGCCGCGCCGGCCGTGGGTGTGGGCACCGGTGTGCGTCTTGTACGGGGACTTGTCGTGGCTGAACCGCACGTCGCGGTAGGGGCGGAAGACCTTCGCCTCGCCGAAGTCGGGGGCGAGGTCCGCGAGCAGCGCCTCCATCGGGCCGCGGACCTGCGCCTCGTACACCGCCTTGTGGTCGGCCCAGTACGCCTTCGAGTTGTCCGCCTCGAGCCCCTCGAAGAACAGCGGCAGGTCCTCGCCGAAGCCGGTGAATCGCACGGTGCGACGGTAGCCCGGGCACGGTGGTCGTCAGCGGTCGGCGGCGTCCCCGGTGACGAAGTCGATGAGCTCCTCGACCCGACCCAGCAGCTCCGGCTCGAGGTCGGTCCAGGACCGCACCCTTGCCAGGATCCGTCGCCAGCCGAGCCCGACGTCGGCCGTGGTCGCGTGCGGCCAGCCGAGGTGGGCGAGCACGCCCTCCTTCCACGGGGTCCCCCGCGGCACCTCCGGCCACCGCGCCAGGCCGACCCGAGCAGGCCGGACCGCCTCCCAGACGTCGACGTACGGGTGGCCGACGACCAGCACGTGGTCCCGCAGCGCCGGGGTGCGCGCGACCGCCTCGGCCTCGCGCCACTCCTTGCTGCCGGCGACGAGGTGGTCGACGAGGACACCGAGCCGCCGACCCGGCCCGGGGGCGAAGCCGCGCAGGGCGGTCGCGAGGTCGTCGACGCCGTCGAGCGCCTCGACGACGACGCCCTCGACGCGCAGGTCGTCGCCCCACACCTTCTCGACGAGCTCGGCGTCGTGCCGGCCCTCGACCAGCAGCCGGCTCGCGCGGGCCACGCGCGCTCGGGCGCCGGCCACGGCGACGGAGCCCGAGGCCGTCCGCCCGGGACCCGTCGGCGCGGACGCCGCGGCGGGGCGGGTCAGCGTGACGTGGCGCCCCTCGA includes:
- a CDS encoding AzlD domain-containing protein — protein: MSWLAVWVCAVGLLAQKVAGAFVPRRWVRDERVRGVLVLLPVALFAALTLTQVAGGPAGLVADLRLVGLAVAAVCLLLRAPFLVVVVAAAAATALCRLVL
- a CDS encoding AzlC family ABC transporter permease, producing MSGAPATEVEEAAAVASARRDGFGLGLLGVYGVSFGAVAVASGLSPLQAVVLSVVGFTGGSQFALAGVAAAGGAAVTGVASAWLLGVRNSLYAVRLTDVLPDRAPARTAAAHLVIDETTALAVRHEPHGRAAARAAFWTTGLVLFATWNLTTAVGAFGVQALGDPATLGLDAAAPAAFLALLWPALRRRRTAVLAVLAAAVAAVTSALAPAGIPVLAGGAVALLGLSPRWRA
- a CDS encoding TIGR02453 family protein; translated protein: MRFTGFGEDLPLFFEGLEADNSKAYWADHKAVYEAQVRGPMEALLADLAPDFGEAKVFRPYRDVRFSHDKSPYKTHTGAHTHGRRGGTGSLYVQVSADGLMVAGGCWTMERDQLARYRAAVLDDGTGRALSRVVASLGADGWEPGAHDALTRAPRGVDPDHPRIDLLRLKGMGLYREHDVEPWLFTSRARDVVADAWRSLAPLNRWLDRHVGPHVPDATDRDEARRR
- a CDS encoding DUF3097 family protein, whose product is MTRFDRYGTDVLATARRPGRPAAVETVPAEPGLVVETDDGAWVGAVVRVEKSGGMHVVVLEDRRGRTRTFPLGPGFLLEGRHVTLTRPAAASAPTGPGRTASGSVAVAGARARVARASRLLVEGRHDAELVEKVWGDDLRVEGVVVEALDGVDDLATALRGFAPGPGRRLGVLVDHLVAGSKEWREAEAVARTPALRDHVLVVGHPYVDVWEAVRPARVGLARWPEVPRGTPWKEGVLAHLGWPHATTADVGLGWRRILARVRSWTDLEPELLGRVEELIDFVTGDAADR